A stretch of the Patescibacteria group bacterium genome encodes the following:
- a CDS encoding PBP1A family penicillin-binding protein, with product MPIPSLRPKPRKNNWRYKPLGGVRPAYSPQAWRSKKYRPRRKQGLALRLIKVIVPAGILAGLFSIVFVVSLFAWYGRDLPDPDKLLERSIAQSTTIYDRTGENILYEVHGEERRTMVELEEIPEYLVWATIVAEDRQFYEHSGFNLRRIIITAVKDIFTGQRAGASTITQQFVKNAILTPEKRYSRKIKELILSYQIENKFTKDQILKMYFNEIPYGSTAYGIEAASQIYLGKSVSELSLAEAATIAGLPQAPTYYYNHQDALQGRRDYILDSLAEFGYITQEDAELAKEEPLKLEQRKEALVAPHFVMYVKELLSQRYGERLVESGGLNIQTTLDIEKQEAAEAAVEERALNNETDYGAMNAALVALDPKTGDILAMVGSRDFYNEDIDGQVNVTTSPRQPGSSFKPIVYAASFIKGYTPKTILWDVVTTFKTEVGEDYTPHNYDNKEHGPITMRKALAGSLNIPAVKTIYLTGISKVLDLADALGYTTLYDRSRFGLSLVLGGGEVKLLEHVAAYGALSQEGIIQTPRAVLKVTDSNGEILEEADEEPTGERAMDPEICRLVSNILSDNEARAFTFGSSNYLNLGERPVAAKTGTTNDYKDAWAVGYAPSLVAGVWVGNNDNKEMKRGAAGGVVAAPIWHHFMQAALRGSPIEQFAVPAEIKAEKPVLRGETGSEVTAKIDKASNKLASSSTPPELVEERAFKEMHSILHYVDKNDPQGPVPKDPTQDSYYEPWEQAILEFLAREKEKREAGDEKAFAYDALPTEEDDVHTLENIPIVSIISPLPGKIFTTNILTARISADVPRGEISKVEYWIDSELFAAEEKSPYNLEKTILSTSDGKHTLIAKVYDDVLNMGEARVDFNIDLIDIAPAINWLYPKTDIILGANNFPLNLSISIPNPDQQRIGVVRLKFFYQAETSSQSRLLGLVTDPEDFDKIELAWPSAPGSGIYNVYVEAEDYKGEVYRSEVRRVEVE from the coding sequence ATGCCTATCCCTTCACTCCGCCCAAAGCCCAGAAAAAATAACTGGCGCTACAAACCTTTAGGCGGTGTTCGGCCAGCGTATTCGCCTCAAGCCTGGCGAAGCAAAAAATATAGACCCAGAAGAAAACAAGGCCTTGCATTGAGGTTGATTAAAGTGATTGTTCCGGCTGGTATTTTAGCTGGGCTTTTTAGTATTGTTTTTGTGGTCAGTTTATTCGCCTGGTATGGCAGAGACTTGCCTGACCCTGATAAGCTTTTAGAACGGTCTATTGCTCAAAGCACTACTATTTATGACCGGACTGGGGAAAATATTTTATACGAAGTTCACGGCGAGGAGCGAAGGACTATGGTAGAACTGGAAGAAATTCCCGAATATTTAGTTTGGGCCACGATTGTGGCTGAAGACCGCCAGTTTTACGAACACTCGGGATTTAATCTGCGCCGCATCATTATTACGGCTGTTAAAGATATCTTCACTGGCCAGCGCGCTGGCGCCTCCACCATTACCCAGCAATTTGTTAAGAACGCTATCCTTACACCCGAGAAAAGATATTCCCGAAAAATTAAAGAACTGATTCTTTCTTACCAAATTGAAAACAAATTTACCAAAGACCAAATTTTAAAAATGTATTTTAATGAGATTCCTTATGGCTCAACCGCTTATGGCATTGAAGCCGCCAGCCAAATTTATTTAGGCAAAAGTGTTTCGGAATTAAGTTTAGCCGAAGCCGCCACCATAGCTGGCCTGCCGCAAGCGCCAACATATTACTATAACCATCAAGACGCATTGCAAGGAAGAAGGGATTATATTTTAGATAGCTTGGCAGAGTTTGGCTATATCACCCAGGAAGACGCCGAGCTTGCCAAAGAAGAGCCCCTAAAACTTGAACAGCGGAAAGAGGCTTTAGTAGCACCCCATTTTGTGATGTATGTTAAAGAATTATTAAGCCAACGTTATGGCGAACGTTTGGTGGAGAGCGGGGGTTTAAATATCCAAACAACCCTTGATATAGAAAAACAAGAAGCGGCCGAAGCCGCTGTTGAAGAAAGGGCCCTAAATAATGAAACTGATTATGGAGCAATGAACGCCGCTTTGGTGGCGTTGGACCCTAAAACCGGCGATATTTTAGCCATGGTTGGTTCTCGTGATTTTTATAATGAAGATATTGATGGCCAGGTTAATGTTACTACCAGCCCTCGCCAGCCTGGTTCGTCTTTCAAGCCAATCGTTTATGCGGCTTCGTTCATCAAGGGATATACTCCAAAAACTATTCTTTGGGATGTAGTAACAACCTTTAAAACAGAGGTTGGCGAAGACTACACTCCGCATAATTATGACAACAAAGAGCACGGTCCAATAACCATGCGCAAAGCCCTGGCTGGTTCGCTTAATATCCCGGCGGTTAAAACCATCTATCTGACCGGTATTAGCAAAGTCCTGGATTTGGCTGACGCTCTTGGTTATACCACGCTTTATGACCGCAGTCGTTTCGGCCTTTCTTTGGTGCTGGGCGGAGGCGAGGTTAAGCTCTTGGAGCATGTGGCTGCTTATGGCGCTTTGAGTCAAGAGGGAATTATCCAAACCCCCAGAGCAGTTTTAAAAGTTACTGATAGCAATGGCGAGATATTGGAAGAAGCTGATGAAGAACCAACAGGAGAGCGGGCAATGGACCCGGAAATTTGCCGCTTGGTTAGCAATATTTTATCGGATAACGAAGCCCGGGCTTTTACTTTTGGCTCTAGTAATTATCTTAATCTGGGTGAACGGCCGGTGGCGGCTAAAACCGGCACTACTAATGATTATAAGGATGCTTGGGCTGTTGGTTATGCGCCATCACTGGTTGCTGGTGTCTGGGTTGGGAATAATGACAACAAAGAAATGAAGCGAGGCGCGGCTGGCGGTGTCGTGGCTGCGCCAATTTGGCATCATTTTATGCAAGCCGCGCTTCGGGGCAGCCCGATAGAACAGTTTGCCGTTCCCGCAGAAATTAAGGCGGAAAAGCCAGTACTGCGAGGTGAGACGGGCAGTGAAGTAACAGCTAAAATTGATAAAGCGAGCAATAAATTAGCCAGTTCCTCAACACCCCCAGAGTTGGTTGAAGAAAGAGCTTTTAAAGAAATGCATTCCATCTTGCATTATGTTGATAAAAATGATCCTCAAGGGCCAGTTCCCAAAGACCCAACCCAAGATTCTTATTATGAACCTTGGGAACAGGCGATTCTAGAATTTTTAGCCCGGGAAAAAGAAAAACGCGAAGCTGGCGATGAGAAGGCTTTTGCGTATGATGCCTTGCCAACCGAGGAAGATGATGTTCACACCCTGGAGAATATTCCCATCGTTTCTATCATTTCTCCCTTGCCGGGTAAAATTTTTACTACTAATATCTTAACAGCCAGGATTTCTGCTGATGTTCCCAGGGGCGAGATTAGTAAAGTAGAATATTGGATTGATAGCGAGCTTTTCGCTGCTGAAGAAAAGTCGCCGTATAATTTAGAAAAAACAATACTATCCACATCTGATGGCAAACATACTTTAATAGCTAAAGTTTATGATGACGTTTTAAATATGGGCGAAGCCAGGGTGGACTTTAATATAGATTTGATTGATATCGCGCCAGCAATTAATTGGCTTTATCCTAAAACGGATATTATTCTGGGCGCAAACAATTTTCCTCTTAATTTAAGCATCAGTATTCCTAATCCGGACCAACAACGGATTGGTGTAGTTAGATTAAAATTTTTCTACCAAGCCGAGACCAGTTCCCAATCTCGATTATTGG